One Alosa alosa isolate M-15738 ecotype Scorff River chromosome 22, AALO_Geno_1.1, whole genome shotgun sequence DNA segment encodes these proteins:
- the mmp25b gene encoding LOW QUALITY PROTEIN: matrix metalloproteinase-17 (The sequence of the model RefSeq protein was modified relative to this genomic sequence to represent the inferred CDS: deleted 1 base in 1 codon), with protein sequence MVLMLAFLIDSKAEPDQYSRGVDWLGRYGYLSPPDPKIGKLQTKEGLEKAIREMQRFGGIKQTGKFDSETLKLMSKPRCSLPDIMGSEDRMRRRRRKRYALSGLSWKKEEITWSIHNMPRLNKNIDTKDRVRNIMMNALKAWSDVTPLKFSERSPGQADVEVSFTRTHHDDGYPFDGPGGTLAHAFFPGESEIAGDTHFDDEENWGYEDFSGGTTDLFTVAVHEFGHALGLGHSADTGSIMAPSTAVLPREICTPTACLATTNKPSSKCMGPTKKNPTLPVTPPLPDLPDPLPPHRTPRPDPSVPNRCVGGFDAVANIRGDVFFFKGKFFWRRVQTALLSNAPALINNFWFGLHDQNNIEIEKIDAAYERSDSRIVFFSGQSYWVFKDNKVLPGYPRPITEWGMKHSNGQPVTTVEAAFVWAHNGRTFLFSGKEFWGFSNGKDLERPNPDEGYPKPASLWTGAPSNPDDIITSPEGNTYFFKDNSFWIVENGKLGQDVVTSKSTAIEWMKCQPKDVPTSRPGKGDCSCGISGASEIPSVRSSQWILLTLTMAFLQTSLII encoded by the exons ATGGTGCTCATGTTGGCCTTCTTAATAGATTCTAAGGCAGAGCCGGATCAGTACTCTCGGGGTGTG GACTGGCTGGGTCGTTATGGATATCTGTCTCCACCGGACCCCAAGATTGGAAAACTCCAAACTAAAGAAGGCTTAGAGAAAGCAATTCGAGAGATGCAGAGATTTGGAGGAATTAAACAAACTGGAAAATTcg ACAGCGAGACCTTGAAGCTCATGTCAAAGCCGAGGTGCTCTTTACCTGACATCATGGGCTCTGAGGACAGGATGAGAAGAAGGAGACGGAAAAGATATGCTCTGTCTGGTTTAAGCTGGAAGAAGGAAGAAATAACATGGAG CATCCACAACATGCCCAGGCTTAACAAAAATATAGATACAAAAGATAGAGTTCGAAATATCATGATGAATGCCTTAAAAGCCTGGAGTGACGTCACCCCCTTGAAGTTCTCTGAGAGGAGCCCAGGTCAAGCTGACGTGGAGGTGTCTTTCACACGCACCCACCATGACGACGGCTACCCGTTTGACGGGCCCGGGGGCACGCTCGCTCACGCTTTCTTCCCTGGGGAGTCCGAGATCGCTGGAGACACTCACTTTGATGATGAGGAGAATTGGGGTTATGAAG ACTTCAGTGGCGGGACCACGGATCTCTTCACGGTGGCAGTGCATGAGTTCGGTCATGCCCTGGGCTTGGGACACTCTGCTGACACTGGCTCCATCATGGCGCCCT CTACAGCGGTCCTGCCGCGAGAGATATGCACTCCTACCGCTTGCCTCGCGACGACCAACAAGCCATCCAGCAAGTGTATG GgcccaacaaaaaaaaacccaacactTCCCGTCACACCTCCTCTTCCTGACCTGCCTGATCCACTTCCACCACACAGAACACCAAG gCCAGACCCATCTGTCCCAAATCGCTGTGTGGGAGGCTTTGACGCAGTGGCCAACATCAGAGGAGATGTTTTCTTCTTCAAAG GTAAATTCTTCTGGCGGAGAGTGCAGACAGCCCTGCTCTCTAATGCACCAGCACTCATCAATAACTTCTGGTTTGGCCTCCATGATCAAAATAATATAGAGATTGAAAAGATTGACGCAGCATACGAGCGCAGTGACAGTAGAATCGTCTTCTTCAGTG GCCAGTCCTACTGGGTGTTTAAGGACAACAAGGTGCTCCCTGGCTACCCACGGCCCATAACCGAGTGGGGGATGAAACACAGCAACGGTCAGCCCGTGACCACGGTTGAAGCGGCGTTCGTCTGGGCTCACAATGGACGGACTTTCCTCTTTAGTGGCAAAGAGTTCTGGGGCTTCTCCAATGGCAAGGATTTGGAGAGGCCAAATCCAGATGAGGGCTACCCCAAACCGGCGTCACTGTGGACAGGGGCGCCCAGTAATCCAGATGACATCATCACCAGTCCAGAGG GAAACACATATTTCTTCAAGGACAACTCCTTTTGGATAGTAGAAAACGGAAAGCTAGGTCAGGATGTGGTCACTTCTAAATCCACAGCTATTGAGTGGATGAAGTGTCAGCCGAAGGATGTACCAACATCCCGTCCGGGGAAAGGAGACTGCAGTTGTGGTATAAGTGGGGCCTCTGAAATTCCGTCCGTGAGAAGTAGCCAATGGATCTTACTGACCCTCACCATGGCCTTTTTACAGACATCATTGATAATATGA